The following proteins come from a genomic window of Actinomarinicola tropica:
- a CDS encoding Ppx/GppA phosphatase family protein → MADLVAAVDCGTNTIRLLISGPDGDVVRRQTITRLGAGVDRTGRLDPAALDRTIAELAEHRRLLDEHGVEAVRVAATSAARSATNRDELLDRAEATLGVRPEILPGDEEGRLSFAGATAGLDPSRGPFCVVDIGGGSTEFAYGTTELERVLSVEMGSVRFTERFVESDPPEPEELVACLSVAEAHLADVQRELPELADVRTWIGVAGTVTTVAAVELGCGVDEPGATHHFELTHDAAEDVFRTLVTEPLEDRRFNPGLHPDRAEVIVGGSAILVAIMRSLHVDPLLVSERDLLDGLAASLR, encoded by the coding sequence GTGGCTGACCTCGTCGCGGCCGTCGACTGCGGCACCAACACGATCCGGCTGCTCATCAGCGGGCCCGACGGCGACGTCGTCCGCCGCCAGACGATCACCCGGCTCGGCGCCGGCGTCGACCGCACGGGGCGGCTCGACCCGGCCGCCCTCGACCGCACGATCGCCGAGCTGGCCGAGCACCGCCGCCTCCTCGACGAGCACGGCGTCGAGGCCGTCCGGGTCGCCGCCACCTCCGCCGCCCGGAGCGCCACGAACCGGGACGAGCTGCTCGACCGGGCCGAGGCCACGCTCGGCGTGCGGCCCGAGATCCTGCCGGGTGACGAGGAGGGGCGGCTGTCGTTCGCCGGGGCCACCGCCGGGCTCGACCCCTCACGTGGGCCGTTCTGCGTCGTCGACATCGGCGGCGGCTCGACCGAGTTCGCGTACGGGACCACGGAGCTGGAGCGGGTGCTCTCGGTCGAGATGGGCTCGGTGCGCTTCACCGAGCGCTTCGTCGAGTCCGACCCGCCCGAGCCCGAGGAGCTGGTCGCCTGCCTCTCGGTGGCCGAGGCGCACCTGGCCGACGTGCAGAGGGAGCTCCCCGAGCTGGCCGACGTCCGCACGTGGATCGGCGTCGCCGGCACGGTCACGACCGTCGCCGCCGTCGAGCTGGGGTGCGGCGTCGACGAGCCCGGTGCGACCCACCACTTCGAGCTCACCCACGACGCGGCCGAGGACGTGTTCCGCACGCTCGTGACCGAGCCGCTCGAGGACCGCCGCTTCAACCCCGGCCTGCACCCCGACCGGGCCGAGGTGATCGTCGGCGGCTCGGCGATCCTCGTCGCCATCATGCGCTCGCTGCACGTCGACCCGCTCCTCGTCTCCGAGCGCGACCTCCTCGACGGCCTCGCCGCCTCCCTCCGCTGA
- a CDS encoding DUF501 domain-containing protein, whose amino-acid sequence MHDADRGAVTELLGRAPLGEFEVVVRDDAGVPVVIRNAPLLDDGTPMPTRYWLVGAAERVAVGRLESRGGVKRAEEAVDPGALAAAHAAYAAERDAEVPADHAGPRPYGGVGGTRRGVKCLHAHYAWYLAGGDDPVGRWVADHLDEPDEPGVPDEGVPAGG is encoded by the coding sequence GTGCACGACGCGGACCGCGGAGCGGTCACCGAGCTGCTCGGCCGGGCGCCCCTCGGGGAGTTCGAGGTCGTCGTCCGTGACGATGCCGGCGTGCCCGTCGTGATCCGCAACGCCCCGCTGCTCGACGACGGCACGCCCATGCCGACCCGCTACTGGCTGGTCGGCGCGGCCGAGCGCGTCGCCGTCGGCCGGTTGGAGTCGCGCGGCGGCGTGAAGCGGGCCGAGGAGGCCGTCGATCCTGGCGCCCTCGCCGCCGCCCACGCCGCGTACGCCGCTGAGCGCGACGCCGAGGTGCCGGCGGACCACGCTGGCCCCCGCCCGTACGGCGGCGTCGGCGGCACCCGGCGCGGCGTCAAGTGCCTGCACGCCCACTACGCCTGGTACCTGGCCGGTGGCGACGACCCCGTCGGCCGATGGGTCGCCGACCACCTCGATGAGCCCGACGAGCCCGGCGTTCCGGACGAGGGGGTACCCGCCGGTGGCTGA